The Muricauda sp. SCSIO 65647 genome includes a region encoding these proteins:
- the recQ gene encoding DNA helicase RecQ, with translation MALTKNDLQTALKKYFGFSQFKGLQEGVISNVLKGDNTFVIMPTGGGKSLCYQLPALLKDGTAIVVSPLIALMKNQVDAIRGISAEYGIAHVLNSSLTKSEVKQVMSDISIGTTKLLYVAPESLTKEEYVDFLQSVQLSFVAVDEAHCISEWGHDFRPEYRNLRSIINRLGDNIPIVALTATATPKVQEDILKNLGMGDAQVFKASFNRPNLFYEVRPKTKNVDADIIRFVKKNAGKSGIIYCLSRKRVEELAQVLQVNGISAVPYHAGFDAKTRSKYQDMFLMEEVDVVVATIAFGMGIDKPDVRFVIHHDIPKSIESYYQETGRAGRDGGEGHCLAFYSYKDVEKLEKFMSGKPVAEQEIGHALLQEIVAYAETSISRRKFILHYFGEEFDEVNGAGADMDDNTRNPKPKEEAKGEVVKLLKAVQGTHEKFKTKEIVKTLVGQVNALISSHKADEKDFFGIGSDKDEHYWKALIRQVLVAGLLRKDIEQYGILHVTDMGKAFLENPQSFMMTKDHVYDHDDDNGIITASKSAGGVADEKLLAVLKDLRKREAKKLEVPPFVVFQDPSLDDMALKYPISIEELQNIHGVGEGKAKKYGRPFVELIAKYVDENDVMRPDDLVVKSTGANSGLKLYIIQNVDRKLPLDDIAAAKGLEIPELIKEMEQIVFSGTKLNINYWIDEVLDEDQQEEIHDYFLEAETDSIDEAMQEFDGDYEDEELRLYRLKFISEVAN, from the coding sequence ATGGCGCTGACAAAGAATGATTTACAGACTGCCCTGAAAAAATACTTTGGTTTTTCCCAGTTTAAAGGATTACAGGAAGGTGTCATAAGCAATGTGCTAAAAGGCGATAACACATTTGTTATCATGCCGACCGGTGGCGGAAAATCACTTTGTTACCAGCTGCCGGCACTCCTGAAAGATGGTACGGCCATTGTGGTCTCACCATTGATTGCCCTAATGAAAAATCAGGTTGATGCGATTCGAGGTATTTCAGCTGAGTATGGTATTGCCCACGTACTGAATTCATCACTGACCAAATCAGAGGTGAAACAGGTGATGAGCGACATCTCTATCGGTACTACAAAACTGTTGTATGTTGCTCCCGAGTCACTTACCAAAGAAGAATATGTCGATTTTCTACAATCGGTACAATTATCATTTGTAGCCGTTGACGAAGCCCATTGTATTTCGGAATGGGGTCATGATTTTAGACCTGAGTACCGCAATCTGAGAAGCATCATCAATCGTCTGGGAGACAACATACCCATTGTGGCGTTAACAGCTACGGCGACCCCAAAGGTACAAGAAGATATCTTGAAGAATTTGGGTATGGGCGATGCACAAGTTTTCAAGGCTTCGTTCAATCGACCGAACCTGTTTTATGAGGTAAGGCCCAAAACAAAGAATGTTGATGCCGATATCATACGGTTTGTAAAGAAAAATGCAGGAAAATCCGGTATTATTTATTGTCTGAGCCGAAAACGTGTTGAAGAACTGGCACAGGTGTTACAGGTCAACGGCATTAGCGCAGTGCCGTATCATGCTGGTTTCGATGCCAAGACCCGCTCGAAGTATCAAGACATGTTTTTGATGGAAGAGGTAGATGTGGTGGTCGCCACCATTGCATTTGGTATGGGTATCGATAAACCCGACGTTAGGTTTGTGATTCATCATGATATTCCAAAAAGTATTGAAAGCTATTATCAAGAGACAGGACGTGCAGGTCGAGATGGCGGCGAGGGGCATTGCTTGGCCTTTTATTCATATAAAGATGTCGAAAAGCTTGAAAAGTTCATGTCGGGCAAGCCAGTGGCAGAACAAGAGATAGGGCATGCCCTATTGCAAGAAATCGTGGCCTATGCTGAAACCTCCATTTCGCGACGAAAATTCATATTGCACTACTTCGGAGAAGAGTTTGATGAGGTGAACGGTGCCGGTGCCGATATGGATGATAATACCCGAAATCCCAAACCTAAGGAAGAGGCCAAAGGCGAGGTGGTCAAACTTTTAAAAGCGGTACAGGGCACCCACGAGAAATTCAAGACCAAAGAAATTGTGAAAACCTTGGTCGGTCAGGTCAATGCCCTCATTTCTTCGCATAAGGCAGATGAAAAAGATTTTTTCGGAATCGGTTCAGATAAAGATGAACACTACTGGAAAGCCCTGATAAGACAAGTATTGGTCGCTGGTTTGCTACGAAAAGATATTGAACAATATGGCATACTTCATGTTACAGACATGGGCAAGGCGTTTTTAGAGAATCCCCAATCGTTTATGATGACCAAAGACCATGTCTATGACCATGATGATGATAATGGCATCATTACGGCCAGTAAATCGGCAGGTGGGGTTGCCGATGAGAAATTATTGGCGGTCTTGAAAGATTTGCGAAAAAGGGAAGCAAAAAAGTTGGAAGTGCCACCTTTTGTGGTATTTCAAGACCCTTCTTTGGATGACATGGCCTTGAAATATCCCATAAGTATTGAAGAACTACAGAATATACATGGGGTGGGTGAGGGCAAGGCCAAGAAGTATGGCCGCCCGTTCGTTGAGCTTATCGCCAAATATGTGGACGAGAATGATGTGATGCGACCTGATGATTTGGTGGTCAAGAGTACAGGGGCCAATTCAGGACTCAAACTGTACATCATTCAGAATGTGGATAGAAAACTGCCCTTAGATGACATTGCCGCGGCCAAGGGTCTTGAAATTCCCGAACTGATCAAAGAGATGGAACAAATTGTGTTCAGCGGTACCAAACTGAACATTAATTATTGGATCGATGAGGTTTTGGACGAAGACCAGCAAGAAGAGATACACGATTATTTTTTAGAGGCCGAGACCGATAGTATTGATGAGGCCATGCAAGAATTCGATGGCGATTACGAAGATGAAGAACTTCGGCTGTACCGTTTGAAGTTCATCAGTGAAGTGGCCAATTAA
- a CDS encoding DUF2752 domain-containing protein, which yields MSNKHIYIFAFVVLLLVVLVYYVLSPEKYDPFFPKCPVHMGLGIYCTGCGSQRALHDLFHLRIADAFSHNFLLIPSLLLIVFHWVVKVWYPEKKTFLQNRKAPLIILGVFILFTILRNIDRPPFNYLAP from the coding sequence ATGTCCAATAAACATATATATATCTTCGCATTCGTAGTACTTCTATTGGTGGTACTGGTCTATTATGTACTGAGCCCAGAGAAATATGATCCTTTTTTTCCAAAATGTCCCGTTCACATGGGATTGGGGATTTATTGTACCGGTTGTGGAAGTCAACGAGCGCTTCATGACCTTTTTCATCTCAGAATAGCCGATGCATTCTCACACAACTTCTTGCTGATACCCTCTCTTTTGCTGATTGTTTTTCACTGGGTCGTAAAAGTGTGGTATCCAGAAAAAAAGACCTTCCTACAAAATAGGAAGGCCCCCTTGATCATCTTGGGTGTTTTTATATTGTTTACGATCCTCAGAAATATTGATAGGCCGCCTTTCAACTATCTGGCTCCTTAA
- a CDS encoding CD225/dispanin family protein translates to MQQRDNHRPKPNDYLALAIISTILCCPPTGIVSIIYATKVSDAYYRGAYEEAERASKSAKLWGLAGIILPLAFFMLYIILEIILGLAFLGLFFGAIFAGGENVQ, encoded by the coding sequence ATGCAACAGAGAGATAACCATCGCCCAAAGCCCAATGATTATCTGGCATTGGCCATCATATCAACAATTCTTTGTTGCCCGCCAACAGGCATAGTAAGCATCATTTATGCGACCAAAGTAAGTGATGCCTATTACAGAGGTGCCTATGAAGAAGCCGAAAGAGCCTCAAAGAGCGCAAAACTTTGGGGATTGGCCGGTATCATTTTGCCCTTGGCCTTTTTTATGCTCTACATCATTCTTGAAATAATCTTGGGGCTGGCCTTTTTGGGCTTGTTTTTTGGTGCCATATTTGCTGGTGGTGAAAATGTCCAATAA
- a CDS encoding CD225/dispanin family protein, protein MENNTNKPPKPDNYLVWAILSTVLCCIVTGIPSIIYASKVNEAYERGEYDKALDSSRKAKNWAIAGPLIGVVFWIIYIAIFGLAFLGGLGSSSF, encoded by the coding sequence ATGGAAAACAACACCAACAAACCACCAAAACCAGATAATTATTTGGTATGGGCCATTTTGAGCACTGTTCTGTGCTGTATCGTAACGGGCATACCCAGTATCATCTACGCCTCAAAAGTGAATGAGGCCTATGAAAGGGGTGAATACGACAAAGCACTTGACTCATCTAGAAAAGCTAAGAATTGGGCCATTGCCGGCCCTTTGATCGGCGTGGTCTTTTGGATAATATACATAGCCATATTCGGTTTGGCCTTTTTGGGAGGGCTGGGCAGTAGTTCTTTTTAA
- a CDS encoding CCC motif membrane protein: MEQQKLPNVTTGLILGIVSFVCCCVSSGIGGILMSGIAFFLLRKDERTYASNPELYSNYSQLKTAKIIAIIGLVVGAITLIWTIYSIQKMGGIDAYMEQVKQIMEQYGE, translated from the coding sequence ATGGAACAACAAAAATTACCAAACGTCACAACAGGTCTTATCTTGGGAATTGTCTCTTTTGTATGCTGTTGCGTAAGCTCGGGCATTGGCGGAATTTTAATGTCAGGCATCGCTTTTTTTCTCTTGAGAAAGGATGAAAGAACGTATGCTTCCAATCCAGAGCTATATTCCAATTACAGTCAGCTCAAAACGGCTAAAATCATTGCCATAATCGGATTGGTTGTTGGTGCGATCACTCTAATCTGGACTATCTATTCCATCCAGAAAATGGGAGGTATCGATGCATACATGGAACAGGTGAAACAAATCATGGAACAATACGGAGAGTAG
- a CDS encoding DUF2752 domain-containing protein produces MCTFCTALLLPGKDLMLPCMSKQILGFDCPGCGLQRSFFLLLEGDFSGAFQMYPAIYFLLTLSIFLIANKLFSIKYANQIIIALGITSVATILVSYIIKLLS; encoded by the coding sequence ATGTGTACGTTCTGTACTGCTCTTTTATTGCCCGGCAAAGATTTGATGCTGCCCTGTATGAGCAAACAGATTCTTGGTTTTGACTGTCCGGGCTGTGGTCTACAACGTTCGTTCTTTTTATTATTGGAAGGTGACTTTTCAGGCGCATTTCAAATGTACCCTGCCATCTATTTTCTTTTGACATTGTCTATTTTTTTGATTGCCAATAAGTTATTTTCCATCAAATATGCCAATCAAATCATTATTGCCTTGGGCATAACAAGTGTGGCAACCATATTGGTCAGTTATATCATCAAACTTTTATCATAA
- a CDS encoding Smr/MutS family protein codes for MADFRVGDSVELLDEPLRATVIDIKGSMITVEMEDGFMMEFEATQLVKVDDSISVTNFEIAQVKSQKDAAKKKRPPQKKRKERNIPKLEVDLHIEKLVPSTKGLDTFDILDLQLQTAKRQLEFAIGKRIQKVVFIHGVGEGVLKEELSYLFKKYGNLRFYDADYQKYGLGATEVYIFQNP; via the coding sequence TTGGCAGATTTTAGGGTTGGCGACAGTGTTGAACTACTTGATGAACCGCTACGGGCCACGGTAATCGATATTAAAGGATCTATGATAACGGTTGAGATGGAAGATGGCTTTATGATGGAATTTGAGGCTACCCAATTGGTGAAGGTCGATGATTCTATTTCAGTGACCAATTTTGAGATAGCCCAAGTGAAATCACAAAAAGACGCAGCAAAAAAGAAAAGACCTCCCCAAAAAAAGCGAAAAGAACGTAATATTCCCAAGCTTGAGGTCGATTTGCATATTGAAAAATTAGTGCCTTCCACTAAAGGGCTCGACACCTTTGACATTTTAGACTTGCAACTACAGACCGCCAAAAGACAGTTAGAGTTTGCCATCGGAAAACGAATACAAAAAGTGGTGTTTATTCATGGGGTCGGTGAAGGGGTGCTCAAAGAAGAACTCAGTTATCTTTTTAAAAAGTATGGCAACCTAAGGTTCTATGATGCCGATTATCAAAAATATGGTCTCGGGGCCACTGAGGTCTACATTTTTCAGAACCCTTAG
- a CDS encoding cysteine desulfurase family protein gives MEKVYLDSAATTRVRDEVIQKMQEALVNCYGNPSSTHSFGRSAKTAIEKARKTIAKYLNAQPSEIIFTSGGTEADNMILRCAVRDLGVTTIITSKIEHHAVLHTAEELEKEYGTKQVFVDLDTDGNPDIEHLATLLGQDDSKKLVSLMHVNNEIGNLIDIDRVAQICKESGALLHSDTVQSIGHYEWDLEKTPIDFLTAAAHKFHGPKGVGFAFIRRNSGLKPLIVGGAQERGYRAGTEPYHNIVGLEGAFVAAYDHLGEEQAYVLGLKKHFIEKIKAEIPGIEFNGLSGNLEKSTYTLTNVRLPFDRQKSLMLLFHLDLKGIACSKGSACQSGSNAGSHVLTEILNKEELEKPSLRFSFSKYNTKEELDYVVRVLKEFAES, from the coding sequence ATGGAAAAAGTCTATCTTGATAGTGCGGCCACTACTCGTGTCAGGGATGAAGTAATTCAAAAAATGCAAGAAGCCCTGGTGAATTGCTATGGAAACCCTTCGTCTACGCATAGTTTTGGCCGATCGGCAAAGACAGCCATTGAAAAGGCTAGAAAGACCATTGCCAAGTACCTTAACGCGCAGCCATCAGAAATCATCTTTACTTCGGGCGGTACAGAGGCCGACAATATGATTTTACGTTGTGCTGTACGCGATTTGGGGGTGACGACCATTATTACTTCAAAGATTGAGCACCACGCCGTATTGCATACCGCTGAAGAACTTGAAAAAGAATATGGTACGAAGCAGGTTTTTGTGGATTTGGATACTGATGGTAACCCAGATATCGAACATTTGGCCACTCTTCTTGGGCAAGATGATTCGAAGAAATTGGTCAGCTTGATGCATGTCAACAATGAAATCGGTAATTTGATCGATATTGATCGAGTCGCACAAATCTGCAAAGAAAGCGGTGCTTTGCTACATTCTGATACGGTACAGTCTATTGGTCATTATGAGTGGGATCTCGAAAAGACTCCCATTGATTTTTTGACCGCGGCTGCGCATAAGTTTCATGGACCCAAAGGTGTTGGTTTTGCTTTCATCAGAAGAAATTCTGGCTTGAAACCTTTAATTGTTGGCGGTGCCCAAGAACGAGGGTATCGAGCAGGCACAGAGCCATACCATAACATAGTCGGTTTAGAAGGGGCATTTGTCGCTGCCTATGACCATCTCGGTGAAGAACAGGCCTATGTGTTGGGTTTGAAAAAACACTTCATTGAGAAGATAAAGGCCGAGATACCGGGTATCGAGTTCAACGGGCTCTCTGGCAACTTAGAAAAAAGCACCTATACCTTGACCAATGTACGCCTGCCGTTCGATAGGCAGAAATCGTTGATGCTACTCTTTCATCTCGATTTAAAGGGTATTGCCTGTTCAAAAGGCAGTGCCTGTCAATCTGGAAGTAACGCGGGCTCGCATGTACTTACTGAAATTTTGAACAAAGAAGAACTGGAGAAACCGTCACTACGATTTTCTTTTTCCAAGTATAACACCAAAGAAGAGTTGGATTATGTTGTCAGGGTGTTGAAAGAGTTTGCCGAAAGCTAG
- a CDS encoding TonB-dependent receptor plug domain-containing protein — protein sequence MCRKKSVFIFFLFVGTWFTHSQNATITGIVLDENNVPLSDVNISSATSGTTTNPNGFYLLQVVADVENTITFSHVGHENIVLEDLILNTNETFEFNPVMKVDVIQIDGVEISPTGRKELEGIETLSPEVVRNIPGANEGVENVLKLLPGVSFNNELSTQYNVRGGSFEENLVYVNEIEVYRPFLIRSAQQEGLSFINSSMAKDIDFSAGGFQAKYGDKLSSVLDITYKIPTSFSLQADASLLGAGITLETLSKDKTLSNITGVRYRSNALFINSQQTQTNVRPIFLDAQTYFSYGISNKLELNFLGTLSLNDYQNRPLTRQTNFGTINEPRALVVFYEGQEDNRFTTALGALKADFKLNEKVNLKLITSVYHTIEEEFSDIIASYELAEVDNDLGSEDLGEPINSRGLGRQINRARNQLDALIFNISHRGKFKKGEKLVQWGLKYTHEDIRDQLREAEFIDSAGFFIRPPRPDFTNNQPEVPFTADIVPFESAQAVNFAQTDRISSFLQYGQHGKWGRHDIYFNLGVRGQFWTLRGEGFESNNQFFVSPRAQFAIKPDWQNDMLFRMAIGNYQQPPFYRELRDRNGNINPEVKAQKSWHFVLGNEYSFKLWGRPFNLHSEVYYKSLTDVNPFTLEDVRLRYAAANNAEAYAYGIDFRLNGTFVPGAESWISVGYLKTEENIEDRGYISRPTDQRLKFALLFQDYVPTVPDLKLYMNLVYQTGVPGGSPNYADPYEFQSRLRDYKRVDLGISYIFADKNKGLSKIGERKLKALSAGFEIFNLFNNQNSITNTWVRDIDSQRQFAVPNFLTARILNLTVSARF from the coding sequence GTGTGTCGTAAAAAATCAGTATTCATATTTTTTCTTTTTGTTGGCACATGGTTCACCCATTCACAAAATGCAACAATTACCGGTATCGTATTGGATGAAAACAATGTGCCCCTTTCTGATGTGAACATTTCATCGGCTACATCGGGCACTACCACAAACCCAAACGGTTTTTACCTTTTACAAGTGGTCGCTGACGTAGAGAACACCATTACTTTCTCTCATGTCGGACACGAGAACATTGTGCTCGAAGACCTGATATTGAACACTAATGAGACTTTTGAGTTCAATCCGGTGATGAAAGTCGACGTAATACAAATCGATGGGGTCGAGATATCGCCCACGGGAAGAAAAGAGCTTGAGGGCATTGAAACCCTTTCACCTGAGGTGGTCAGAAACATTCCCGGGGCCAATGAGGGTGTTGAAAATGTGCTGAAGCTTTTACCAGGGGTATCTTTCAACAATGAACTGAGCACCCAGTACAATGTGAGGGGTGGCAGTTTTGAAGAAAACTTGGTCTATGTCAATGAAATAGAGGTATACCGACCTTTTTTGATTCGTTCGGCCCAACAAGAAGGCCTTAGCTTCATCAACAGTTCAATGGCTAAGGATATTGACTTTTCTGCCGGTGGTTTTCAGGCAAAATATGGTGACAAACTATCATCTGTTCTCGATATTACCTATAAAATCCCCACCTCATTTTCGCTACAGGCAGATGCAAGCCTGCTCGGTGCGGGCATTACCCTTGAAACCCTATCTAAAGATAAGACCCTCAGCAATATCACTGGGGTGCGCTATCGTTCGAATGCCCTTTTCATAAACAGTCAACAGACCCAAACCAATGTGAGACCGATTTTCCTTGATGCCCAAACCTATTTTTCTTATGGCATCTCGAATAAGCTTGAGCTAAATTTCTTGGGAACCCTATCACTGAACGATTACCAAAACCGTCCGTTGACCAGACAGACCAATTTTGGCACCATCAACGAGCCTAGGGCATTGGTCGTTTTTTATGAGGGACAGGAAGATAATCGTTTCACTACTGCCTTAGGGGCATTGAAAGCAGATTTTAAGCTAAATGAAAAAGTCAATTTGAAACTGATAACCTCTGTATACCATACCATAGAAGAAGAGTTTTCAGATATCATCGCATCATACGAACTCGCAGAGGTTGACAATGACCTAGGAAGTGAGGATTTAGGAGAGCCCATCAATTCAAGGGGGCTGGGTCGTCAAATCAATAGGGCAAGAAACCAGTTGGATGCCCTTATTTTTAACATATCGCATCGAGGGAAATTCAAAAAAGGCGAAAAACTGGTGCAATGGGGGCTCAAATACACCCACGAAGACATCAGGGATCAACTACGTGAAGCCGAATTCATCGATTCGGCAGGGTTTTTCATCAGGCCGCCCCGGCCCGATTTTACCAACAACCAGCCCGAAGTGCCCTTTACGGCAGATATTGTACCCTTTGAAAGTGCACAGGCCGTCAATTTTGCACAGACCGATCGTATCTCTAGTTTTCTGCAGTACGGCCAGCACGGCAAATGGGGCCGTCATGATATTTATTTCAATTTGGGCGTGAGAGGCCAATTTTGGACTTTGAGAGGTGAGGGGTTCGAGAGCAACAATCAATTTTTCGTGAGTCCGAGGGCACAATTCGCCATAAAGCCTGATTGGCAGAATGATATGCTATTCAGAATGGCCATTGGCAATTATCAGCAACCGCCCTTTTACCGTGAGCTTCGTGATAGAAATGGAAACATCAATCCAGAGGTAAAAGCACAAAAATCATGGCATTTTGTATTGGGCAATGAGTACAGTTTCAAATTATGGGGAAGACCCTTCAACCTACATAGCGAAGTGTATTATAAATCATTGACCGATGTAAATCCGTTCACACTCGAAGATGTGCGCCTACGGTATGCAGCGGCCAATAATGCCGAGGCCTATGCCTATGGTATCGATTTCAGGCTCAACGGTACTTTTGTGCCAGGTGCCGAATCGTGGATAAGTGTGGGGTATTTGAAAACCGAGGAAAACATTGAAGATCGTGGTTACATTTCTAGGCCCACAGATCAACGTCTTAAATTTGCGCTCCTTTTTCAAGATTACGTGCCCACGGTTCCTGACCTGAAACTCTACATGAACCTTGTTTACCAAACTGGGGTGCCCGGTGGCTCGCCCAACTATGCCGACCCCTATGAATTTCAAAGCAGATTGAGGGATTATAAAAGGGTCGATTTGGGAATTTCCTATATTTTTGCCGACAAGAACAAGGGGCTTTCCAAAATTGGAGAGCGTAAACTGAAAGCGCTTAGTGCCGGTTTTGAGATTTTCAACTTGTTCAACAACCAAAATTCCATCACCAATACATGGGTACGCGATATTGATAGTCAACGGCAGTTCGCTGTTCCCAACTTTTTAACGGCACGAATTTTGAACTTAACGGTCAGTGCACGATTTTGA
- a CDS encoding M23 family metallopeptidase translates to MMRLLFLFVLTLNTLPLVAQYKYPKDSFQSPMGIPLILAGTFGELRSNHFHAGIDIKTQLRQGLRVYAIGEGTVTRIKVSHWGYGKALYVAHPNGFTSVYAHLQKFSPEIEAYVKKEQYRKKSYEIELFPEYGELKVEKGNVIAFTGNTGSSSGPHLHFEIRSSISEKPTNPLLYGYSVRDATNPTLIGLFAYPLSEGALVNQSEKKMQLNFNKQPDGSFLADKVTASGTIGFGFNAFDRQDLAANKNGIFSMEQKVNGRTISSYDFETFSFGETRYINTLIDYAHFGKYRQRVQKCFKEPSNFLSIYKDVYNDGKIDVKEGLSYQVELNIADIEGNEIKVIIPVEGKKEIAKIKKDQQQTKHYVIAQKPNNFDLGVAKVYFPANTFYEDFYMDLKKGKDTVNIHDNTVAAHRNFTVTFDVSKHSEAERKQLFIARLDEKSKPNYARTYKRNNTFTTRTRNLGRYTLAKDTIAPTIKARNFKDRQWLNNYRYLSVQITDDLSGINTYDAYLNDEWILMEYEPKTKTLTYNFDDKIAEETQCELKVIVTDNVGNSSTFERTFFRK, encoded by the coding sequence ATGATGCGATTGCTTTTTCTTTTTGTATTGACCTTGAACACTTTACCTCTTGTGGCACAATACAAATACCCCAAAGATTCTTTTCAGTCCCCAATGGGTATTCCCTTGATACTTGCGGGCACCTTCGGTGAGCTGCGCTCAAATCATTTTCATGCAGGCATTGACATTAAAACCCAACTACGCCAAGGGTTACGGGTCTATGCCATTGGTGAGGGTACTGTTACACGAATAAAAGTGTCACACTGGGGCTACGGAAAGGCCTTGTATGTGGCACATCCGAACGGTTTTACCTCGGTTTATGCCCATTTGCAGAAATTCTCGCCAGAAATCGAAGCCTATGTAAAAAAAGAACAATACCGAAAAAAATCATATGAAATAGAATTATTTCCTGAATATGGGGAGCTGAAAGTCGAAAAAGGCAACGTCATTGCCTTTACTGGAAACACGGGGAGCTCTTCAGGACCCCACTTGCATTTTGAGATCAGGAGTAGCATCTCTGAAAAACCCACCAATCCACTTTTATATGGCTATTCGGTACGCGATGCGACCAACCCAACTTTAATAGGGCTTTTTGCCTATCCTTTATCTGAAGGGGCATTGGTCAACCAAAGTGAAAAAAAAATGCAGTTGAATTTCAACAAACAACCAGACGGCTCTTTTTTGGCTGACAAAGTAACCGCCTCTGGTACCATTGGTTTTGGCTTCAATGCTTTTGATCGTCAAGATCTGGCCGCAAACAAGAACGGTATTTTTTCGATGGAGCAGAAAGTCAATGGCCGTACCATTTCCTCTTATGATTTCGAGACGTTTTCATTCGGTGAAACACGGTATATCAATACGCTCATCGATTATGCCCATTTTGGCAAGTATCGACAGCGCGTACAAAAATGTTTTAAAGAACCCTCAAATTTTTTGAGCATCTACAAAGATGTTTATAATGATGGCAAAATCGATGTCAAAGAGGGACTGTCATATCAAGTTGAGCTGAACATAGCCGATATTGAGGGCAATGAAATAAAAGTGATCATTCCCGTCGAGGGTAAAAAGGAAATTGCAAAAATCAAAAAAGACCAACAACAGACCAAACATTATGTCATCGCCCAAAAGCCCAACAACTTTGATCTGGGGGTCGCCAAAGTATATTTTCCCGCAAATACTTTTTACGAGGATTTTTACATGGACCTAAAAAAGGGAAAAGACACGGTCAACATACACGACAATACCGTAGCGGCCCATCGTAACTTCACTGTTACTTTTGATGTTTCAAAGCATTCTGAAGCAGAAAGGAAACAATTGTTCATCGCCCGGTTAGATGAAAAATCAAAGCCAAATTATGCGAGAACGTACAAACGCAACAATACGTTTACCACCAGAACACGCAACTTGGGTCGCTATACATTGGCCAAAGACACCATTGCCCCTACCATAAAGGCCAGAAATTTCAAAGACCGCCAATGGTTGAACAATTATCGTTACCTCAGCGTTCAAATCACCGATGATCTTAGCGGTATCAATACCTATGACGCTTACTTGAACGATGAGTGGATCTTGATGGAGTACGAACCCAAAACCAAGACACTCACCTATAACTTCGATGACAAAATAGCCGAAGAGACACAATGTGAGCTTAAAGTCATCGTTACCGATAATGTAGGCAATTCAAGTACCTTTGAGCGTACTTTCTTCAGAAAATAG
- a CDS encoding cell division protein ZapA — protein MEEKLKIKLSIADRVYPLTIDPRQEEGLRKAAKNIESLVKKFEQNYAVRDKQDVLAMCALQFASKIEQGGIDRSENTKAALERLKALDELVTLRSDAVSE, from the coding sequence ATGGAGGAAAAGCTCAAGATCAAGCTTTCGATTGCCGACAGGGTATATCCATTGACGATAGACCCACGGCAAGAAGAAGGGCTTAGAAAGGCCGCTAAAAACATCGAAAGTCTAGTAAAGAAATTTGAGCAGAACTATGCAGTGCGGGATAAGCAAGATGTTTTGGCCATGTGCGCATTGCAGTTTGCCTCAAAAATAGAGCAGGGTGGCATAGACCGCTCTGAGAATACCAAAGCGGCCCTAGAGCGCTTAAAGGCGCTTGATGAATTGGTGACGTTGCGGTCAGATGCTGTTTCTGAATAA